The DNA sequence CCAGAAAGGTTTTTAGCTTCCTGCTTAAGTCGCTCAGGAGAAATCCCGTGCCTTTTGTATTCTGAAATTACATTCTTCACTCGCTCGAGCGTACCGAATGGAATCTGGTCTCTGTATTGTGAAAAATATTTCAGGTTTGTCTTTTTGAAACTGTGATTCAGCAAAAGAATTGCAGCCTGTTCGCTTACCTGGTTAATATTGCCTTCAACTTCTGTAAGCATCTTTTCCGAAAAAGAACCGATGGTTTCTATTTTTAATCCCGAAAGCGAATTACCCGGGCTTAAAGAAATAAGATCGCGGGTCAGGTAACGGATTTTCCGTTTTGTCGGTACGATGAAAAGTACTTCATTTATTCGTCCTTCGCTCAATTTAGAATTGATTAAAAAATCAACATCGACTTTTTCTATTTTGTGTTTTGTAAGAATCATTTTGGTAGAAGTTTATAAAAAATCATTTTGTGTTGAGAATATTTAATTTAACCCAGTAATTTGCTGTTGATTCTGAAAAAAGGTTGATTATTTTAGAATCAGAAATTTAAGATAATATGCACCGTTTAATATTTTTAATATTGTTCATAATTCCAACTACTTTTCTGTTTTCACAGGAAATTGGAGAACTCGTATCATCAAAGCCGCCTTTGAATTTTCCGAATAATGCTCTTGGATTCGATTTGCTCATCGGTGAAAGCGGGTTTGGCTTTGGCGGATTTTACAGAAGACAAATCAGTACAAATTTAACTGTGTTCGGTGATGTTTCCATTTCAGAAGCTAAAGATGAAAGAGAAGTCGAATACATCGATATTTACGGACAGACATTTACTTTTGGTAAACAAAACCGAGTATTCCAGATTCCGTTTACAATCGGTGCACAGTACAGATTTTTCGAAAAAGAATTAACCGATAATTTGCGTCCTTATATTAGTGCTGGCATTGGACCGACAATCGCATTAACAACTCCATACGCTGAAGAATTTTTCAGAGCCTTTTCGTACGCACAACCTCATTATGCTGTCGGAGGTTATGTTGGATTTGGAGCTAATTTTGGTCTGGATCAAAAAAATCTTATCGGTATTAACATGCGTTATTACTACACACAATTCCTCGATGAAGGTGTGGAAATTCTCAAAGGCAGATACAAAAGCTATCTTGGAGGTTTCTTCATCACGATCAACTTCGGCTTTATGTATTAAATTTTTTTCAGCTTTTTACTTCTTCCATTTAATCGTACATCCAATAGTAAAAGTTTCGGGAACAGAAATTTCCTTGCCGGCTAAAAGCTCGTCGAGTGCGTTTCTTAAATAATGATTTTGAACTTTACCTGGTTCCTGCCAGTTATCGTCAATCTTTCCGTGGAAAGCAAGTTTTCTTGCTTTATCAAAAAGAAATATTTCCGGTGTGTGAGTGGCATCATAAGCTCGGGCTGCTGATTGGTCTTCATCCCTCAAATACGGAAAATTAAATTTCTGTTCATTGGATCTCTTTTTCATGTTATCAAAGCTGTCTTCGGGATACCCTCTATCTTCATTTGAGTTGATTGCAACAACAGCTACTCCTCTATCACGATAGTCATTCTGAATTTGCTTGATTCTTCCTTCATAAGCCTGAACATATGGACAATGATTGCAGCTGAAAATAATTATCACCGCTTGTTTATCTGAAAAAGATTGTTGTGAATAATTTTTGCCATCAACACCGATCAAATTAAAATCAGGTGCTTGTGAACCAATCTTAAGAGTGTTCGTTGCCATATAAAAACTCCCTTCTGATTTTAGTAAATAACACTGCTAATAATTAAATTAAAATCGTTATGAAAAAATCTCTTTTAACACAGCGTAATAATTCGTTCCATTTAATATTCTTTATCATTTTATTTTCAGGACACATTATGGCACAGGAAAAACAGATTGCCTGGGATCTTTATCATTCGTACGAAAGTTTCAACGAAAAAAGTTTGATCAACAGACGATTTAAACATTCGGACATTGTTCCGTTAATCGAACAACTGAAAAATAAAAATATTTTTAAGGTTGATAAAGCCGGAAAGTCTATTGAAGGAAGAGATATTTATGTAGTTTCATTGGGAACAGGTAAAACGAAAGTCTTTCTATGGTCGCAGATGCATGGGGATGAACCAACAGCGACCGCAGCGTTATTTGATATGTTTAATTTTTTTAATGATGATCATTCATTCGCTGATTTTAAGAAATATTTACTCTCACATCTGACTATTTACATAATACCGATGTTAAATCCTGACGGTGCAGAACTTTTCCAGAGAAGAAATATTGTTGAGATTGATTTGAATCGTGATGTCATAAGACAGCAAACCAACGAAATGAAAATATTGAAAACAGTTTTTGATAACATTAAGCCCGACTTTGGTTTTAATCTGCACGATCAGGGCAGAGATTATTCCGCCGGAATTTCTTTTAATCCCGCATCGATATCATTTCTTGCTCCTTCCCCGGATTACGATAAAAGTCTGACCGAGCCAAGAGAAGAAGCAATGAAACTTATCGGAAACTTATTCAATATTTTGAATGAATTCATCCCAGGTCATATTGCAAAGTACTCAGATGATTACGAACCGAGAGCAGTCGGAGATAATTTCACAAAATGGGGAGCGAGTGTTGTTTTACTGGAAAGCGGCGGTTGGCGCGGTGACCGCGAGAAGCAATTTCTTCGGAAAATTAACTACATAACAATTTTATCTGCACTTAACAGCATTGCAAGTCAAACTTACAACACAACCGAATTAAGTGCGTATGAAGCAATTCCGCAGAATGAAAAATTTATGATGGATGTAATTCTCAGAAACCTTCAGGTTAAAAAAGATGAAATTGAATATACCATCGACATCGGGATAAACTTCGAAGAAAAAAATATTAATGGTGCAAAAGATTTTTATCTCGAAGCAGAGATTGCAGATATTGGAGATCTTTCCGTATTTAGTGGTTATGAAGAGTTTGACTTTTCCGGTCATTCCGTTGAACCGGGAAAAACAAAAAAAAATATTTTTCATTCGTTGGATGAACTGAAAAAAACCGATCCGGCTCAACTCTATCAGGAAGGGTATACAAATGTAATTCTGAAGAATGATAATTTTCATGGTGAATATTCACATTTACCTTTCAATATTTTTTTGAGTGAAAAAAACATCTCGGAGGTTTCCATCAAAACAGAAGAACCAGCTAACTTAATTATAAAAAAAGATGGGAAAGTCAGATACGCAATTGTGAATGGATTCATTATTGACGTTAATAATATCGAAAACTGGAATGGTAATTCTATTGTTTATGAAAAGTAACAGGCTGATTTAATATGCGTTCGAAATATTTAAAGGATCGGTTTAATACAAGCAAAGAAGAACTTCAGAGACTCGGAAATGAATTTACAAACAATGCACTGCCATTAGTAGATAAGCTTTACAATTTAACTTACTGGATTTTGCTGGATATTAGATCAACAAAAAAAATAATTCAGCAGGTATTTAAAGAAACTATCGAAGACTGCGATATCACAAAAAATGAAGCTGACTGGCAAAGCTGGATCGAAAGAATCTGGATGCGTGAGATACTTGAATACTATTCAGAAAAAGAAAATGATAGAAACACTGATTTTGGTTTCATCGAAAACTTTGAGACAGAAATTAATTCCGCTCGAACTTTGCTTAGCTCTGATTCAGCTTCAAAAAGAATTATGGAATTGCTACAAAAACTTCCGGCTGTATTGCGAATCCCACTGATGATGAGAGAAATTGCGCAATTTAATTATGAAAAAATTTCTGATTTAATTGATGTGCCTGTTGGTGTCGTTGCCACACGTATTCACCGTGCAAGAAAGTTACTATACCTTTTTCTACTTAATAATTTCAATTATGAAGCTGAGAAAAGGAACTGGTCAGACGCAAAATCTTCTAAGTCAATTTTTGAATTAAGAAAATGTTCCTTAATGATTGATGAAGAGCTATCGGATGATGAAAAGATTACATTTGAGGAATTAAGGAAGAAAAGCATCATTCCGGAAACTGAACTTTTCATTCAGAGTGAAATAAAGGAGTTGCTTCTTACTTTAACAAAGCAAACTTATGACGTCCATTCGATTATGCGAAAAATCACAAAAAAAGCTTCAAAAAAATTTAACATCAGCTAAAAGTGACACTACAGTTTGTAAGAGATACAAATTCAATATTCCATCAATATTAACAGTTTTCAAAGAAAATATTTAATCATTAACTGCGAAACTATTTTATAATCCCGAAAATTTGACTATCGGATGGGTTAAGCTTAAATTTGTAGCCTGAATTAATTAAGAGTTGAGTATGGCTAGGATAAAAAACATAGAGGCATTTTGTAATTCGTGCGGTTCTGTTCAAAAAATGGAAATAACGAGCAGTGTAACCGGCGAGGAATCCGAGTATAAAAAATGGGCAAAATGCAAATCCTGTAAGCAGGTAATGATAGTAGACATTAGCGATATTTTGAAAAGCAACAGCGCTTCCCTTGAAGGTATCGAAAATCAAGATTGTAAAAAATATTCTCCGCTGAGCACATTTGAGATTGGAGAAACGATTTATCACGAGAATTGGGACGATTTCGGTAGAGTTCTTTCAAAAGAAACTCTCTCTAACGGAAAAAGCTCAATTTCTGTGGAATTTCAAAAATCAGGTTTAAAAAAATTAATCGAATCACTAAATAACCAAGAAGCGAGGTGAAATAATTTGGTTGGCATTTCTATTGGAGAAAATGAATCCATTGATAAAGCATTAAGACGTTTTAAGAAGAAATATGAAAGGTCAGGAGTTCTTAAAGAGTATAAGAAACGTACTTTTTTCGTAAAGCCTTCTGTGAAGAAACGTATGGAAAAAATCAAAGCCGCCCGTCGCTTCCAGCGAACTGATGAATATTGATTTTGAAACCCCTCTTCGAGGGGTTTTTTATTACCTAAGATGCAGAACAGGTTCTATTACTGCAGGTTCTTTTTCTTTTGAATAATATTTTTTAAGATGTTTTATAACTGAATCGTATGCTTCATCAATTGTATCGCACATCGAAAATACATTTAAATCAGATTTGCTTATCATTCCCATCTCAACCAATGCATCGAAATTTAATATTTTGCTCCAGTACTTTCTGTCATAAATAATTACAGCAAGTTTCTTCCTTACTTTGGCAGTCTGGACTAGCGTTAATATTTCAAATAGTTCATCCATCGTTCCGAAACCACCAGGAAAAATAACCAGTGCTTTTGAGAGATACGCAAACCAGAATTTTCGCATAAAGAAATAATGAAATTCAAAACTCAAATCGGGTGTAACATAGTTGTTAACAAATTGTTCGAATGGTATGCTGATATTCAAACCGATTGAATATCCACCGGCTTTCTTTGCACCTTTATTTGCGGCTTCCATAATGCCGGGTCCACCGCCTGTACATATTATAAATCTGTTTGCTGTGGTTTCGAGATTCAACGACCATTCAGTTAATCTTCTGGACAGTTCAACTGCATCTTCGTAGTACCTTGACATATCAAGATACAACTGTGCTTCCCGCAGCTGCTTTGCAAAGTTTTCGGTTTGTTTTGGATTGGAATTCTTGATTTTGTTATAATCTTTCAGTGCATCTCTGCGCGACTTAAGACGAGCGGAACCAAAAAATACGATGGTGTCCATCACTTTATATTTTTTGAACTTGCTTTTAGGCTGAAGATATTCCGTAAGAATTCTGATGGATCTTCCATCAGAAGAATTGAGAAAATCAATGTCCTGGTACGCTTTGACTGTTTTACTCATTTTACCTTTTGAAATAATTTGATAGTTAAATATTGAATGTTTACGAACGGGATTATTTATTTGTAGGTAATAATTATTTCCGTTTTTGACGAAGGAAATATAAACATATTGTATATTATCCACATTTAAATTTGATAAATATTACTACCAGGGCTTAATGTATTCTTACATAAAATTAGTTTTAATTCTTCTATGTTTTTCAAAACCACACGCTGAAACTCCGGATAGAATAATTCAGCAATTAAATGACATGATTCAAGAAGTACCGGCAAGCACCAAAATGGCAATCATGATCTATGACCCGCTGACTCAGGATACTTTGGTAAGCATTAATCATACATCGTCAATGATTCCAGCTTCTAATACGAAGTTATTTACCACAGCAACCGCTCTTGAGCTAATGGGCGGGGATTACTTAATATCAACAAAAATTTTTGCTGATGATGAAGATTTTTCTGACGGTGTATTAGATGGTAATATCTACATTAAAGGTTTTGGCAATCCCACTTTCACAACAGAAAATCTTGAAGATCTAGTTAACAAGCTTTACCAGGCAGGTCTTCGAAAAATTACAGGGAATATTTTTGGCGATGATACCTACTTCGATAATATTTATTCAAGAGATGACTGGATAAGTGAAGAAAGAGCAAATGTAAAACTCCCTCCAATATCAGCACTCGTCATTGACAGAAACAGAACAGTTGTAACAAAAAAACGCAAAGGCAGATACAGAAACTACTTTGTAAACGTTAAAGATCCACCTTCGTACGCAGCTAAAATGTTGAAAGAAAAATTAAAGGTATATGGAGTTGAAGCTGAAGGAAAGTCTCTATCTGGTAAGACACCAGATAATTCGATATTATTATTAGAATCTTCTATCGAACTTAGAGAACTAATAAAAGAAATCAATAAAAGCAGCGATAATTTTTATGCTGAATGTTTATTTAAAACTCTGGGTTCATACTACAGTGGTCAACAAGGAAATTCATTCTACTCAACACAGGCAGTACTGAATTTTATTGAAGATAACAGCATTTATTCAACAGGAACAAAAATAGTTGATGGTTCAGGTATTTCACGATTTGACCAGGTTACCGCGGGAGCAATAGTAGGTTTATTGGAGAAAGTTTATTTCAACATAGAACAATTCGACGACTTTTATAACTCTCTCAGCATAGCTGGAATCGATGGAACTCTGCATAGACGCATGATAGGAACCACTGCAGAAAATAATTTCAGGGGAAAAACCGGTACTTTGAATGGAGTGTCTTCTTTGGCTGGTTATGTCACTACTGCAGACGAAGATGACTTAATTGTCTGTATTATATTTGAGTTTGTTGAAGGAGGTGCAAGCAAGCACAAAAAAATACAGGATAGAATTGTTGAAGCATTGGCCGACTGGAAAAAATAAAGCCCTGATGAAAATCCATCCAGGGCTTATTTAATTTAATTAAAATTACGGTTGTTCCGGTAGTTGCTGCTGCGGGAGCGTTGGTGTTTGAGGAATATTCTGTCTGCCGGATTCCTGAATAATACTTCTTTGTTCCTGAGTTACTTTTCCAGGCAAAAAGAAAAGATTAGCGACAATAGCAAGCACAGCTACCACACCGCCTAACCACCAGGTTGCTTTACTCAAAAAATCTGCTGTTCTTCTTGTCCCGAACATTGAGCCCATATTACTTGCACCACCAAATGTTCCGGCTAAACCTCCACCTTTACTCGCTTGCATTAGAACTACAATTATAAGCAGGACTGCTGCTATCGATGAAATTAAAACTAAAATACTATACATAAGATTTCCTTTTTTCTTTCAAATTGACTTAATGTAGCGGGGGAGGGATTCGAACCCCCGACACGTGGATTATGATTCCACTGCTCTAACCGACTGAGCTACCCCGCCAAAATTCGTATTTTCTAAATCGGGACGCAAATATAGCCACAATAGCATATATTTTCAAAAATCATTATTAATTGTCAATGTGATGTGAATAGCGAATTTGCTTCGGCGGTTATTGCTCTTTTTCTATATTTTGCCAAAGAATATCAAGCAATTCATTCAAGCCAAGTCCCGAGGCAGATGAAAACACAATGGGTTTTTCTTTTATCCCTTTGAATTTCAGTGATGATAATTTCTTAAAAATGATGTTATCAATTAAATCAGCTTTTGAAATAGATACAAGCATTTTTTTCTGAACTAATTTAGGACTGTAGCTCTTCAATTCCTTCATTAAAATATTGAAATCAGATTGCAAATCTTCAGAGACAGATTCAATTAAAAAGAGGATTACTCTTGTTCTTTCAATGTGTCTCAAAAACTGAATACCAAGACCTTTTCCTTCTGACGCGCCTTCAATAATTCCAGGGATATCTGCAACTGTAAAACTTTTAAAATCTTTATACTGAACAATTCCAAGATTCGGTTCAAGAGTGGTGAATGGATAATCGGCAATTTTTGGTCTTGCGGCCGATATCTTCGAAATCAAAGTTGACTTACCGGCGTTTGGAAATCCGACAAGACCAACATCTGCAATCAATTTCAATTCAAGAATAATTTTTTTATACTCGCCAGGATTTCCATCCTCAGCAAAACGGGGAGTTTGATTAGTCGGAGTAGCAAACTTGCTATTTCCTTTTCCCCCTTTTCCTCCTTTTGCGAGGATAACTTCTTTGCCATCTTTATCCAGATCAAATAAAATTTCTTCTGTTTCCGAATCTTTAATAATTGTTCCAACGGGAACAAGTACGATTACATCTTTTCCGTTTTTACCATCTTTTAACGAACTGCCGCCGTTCTCACCATTACTGGCAACATATTTTTTTTTATATCTGAAATCGAGAAGTGTATGAAGATTGCTGTTTGCCTTTAATATGACGTTGCCACCTCTGCCCCCATCACCGCCTGACGGACCTCCTTTAGGAACATATTTTTCTCTTCGGAATGTAACAGCACCATCGCCCCCCTTTCCGGAACTGATTTCGATCAGAGCATAATCAATAAACATCAGGCTTGCCTGAAGTAATTAGATACCGCGTTTGTGAAAGTTATTGCTTCTTTTGAATAAGGACTGATTTTATAAGATGTGAAAACTGCTTTCAAAATTTCGGATGCTTCTTTGTAGGAGTGACAATCCATTATACGTTCAACGGTATTCGTAAAATCTTCTTCATCATTAGCAAAAATGAATGAGACAATTTTTTTAATTTCTTTTCTTCGCAAGTAACTAAATAAATCCTTCGGTCTGATGTTCCGTGGCTTAACAACAGGCTTTTCAACTTTTTCAGCAGAAGGTACAACATCTTCCTGAATTTCTGTTTGTTGCTTAACTTTACTGAATTCATTTTTTATTTGTGTGCTTTTTTCAGTCTTCTTAGCTGAAGTATCTGTAAATACAACTTCGTCAATATTCTTCAGATAATCATCGAAACTGTCAGTTTCAACTTCTTCCTTCTTCGTCTCATTTTCCATCTCAAAATTTTCTATGAAAGATGAAACATCTTCAGTTTCTTGAAATTGTTTTCCCTTTTCAGGTAGAGTAAAATTAATATTATCGAGGTCTTCAAAAATATTTAAGAGATCATCTTCGAGTGATTTAATTTTATTTTCCTTAACCTCAGGTTGTAAATTATCCGGGATAGTATCAGTCTTGATTTCAAATTCATCCGTATCGTCAACTTCTGAA is a window from the bacterium genome containing:
- the dacB gene encoding D-alanyl-D-alanine carboxypeptidase/D-alanyl-D-alanine-endopeptidase, translating into MYSYIKLVLILLCFSKPHAETPDRIIQQLNDMIQEVPASTKMAIMIYDPLTQDTLVSINHTSSMIPASNTKLFTTATALELMGGDYLISTKIFADDEDFSDGVLDGNIYIKGFGNPTFTTENLEDLVNKLYQAGLRKITGNIFGDDTYFDNIYSRDDWISEERANVKLPPISALVIDRNRTVVTKKRKGRYRNYFVNVKDPPSYAAKMLKEKLKVYGVEAEGKSLSGKTPDNSILLLESSIELRELIKEINKSSDNFYAECLFKTLGSYYSGQQGNSFYSTQAVLNFIEDNSIYSTGTKIVDGSGISRFDQVTAGAIVGLLEKVYFNIEQFDDFYNSLSIAGIDGTLHRRMIGTTAENNFRGKTGTLNGVSSLAGYVTTADEDDLIVCIIFEFVEGGASKHKKIQDRIVEALADWKK
- the obgE gene encoding GTPase ObgE yields the protein MFIDYALIEISSGKGGDGAVTFRREKYVPKGGPSGGDGGRGGNVILKANSNLHTLLDFRYKKKYVASNGENGGSSLKDGKNGKDVIVLVPVGTIIKDSETEEILFDLDKDGKEVILAKGGKGGKGNSKFATPTNQTPRFAEDGNPGEYKKIILELKLIADVGLVGFPNAGKSTLISKISAARPKIADYPFTTLEPNLGIVQYKDFKSFTVADIPGIIEGASEGKGLGIQFLRHIERTRVILFLIESVSEDLQSDFNILMKELKSYSPKLVQKKMLVSISKADLIDNIIFKKLSSLKFKGIKEKPIVFSSASGLGLNELLDILWQNIEKEQ
- the rpsU gene encoding 30S ribosomal protein S21, which codes for MVGISIGENESIDKALRRFKKKYERSGVLKEYKKRTFFVKPSVKKRMEKIKAARRFQRTDEY
- a CDS encoding peptidase M14, yielding MAQEKQIAWDLYHSYESFNEKSLINRRFKHSDIVPLIEQLKNKNIFKVDKAGKSIEGRDIYVVSLGTGKTKVFLWSQMHGDEPTATAALFDMFNFFNDDHSFADFKKYLLSHLTIYIIPMLNPDGAELFQRRNIVEIDLNRDVIRQQTNEMKILKTVFDNIKPDFGFNLHDQGRDYSAGISFNPASISFLAPSPDYDKSLTEPREEAMKLIGNLFNILNEFIPGHIAKYSDDYEPRAVGDNFTKWGASVVLLESGGWRGDREKQFLRKINYITILSALNSIASQTYNTTELSAYEAIPQNEKFMMDVILRNLQVKKDEIEYTIDIGINFEEKNINGAKDFYLEAEIADIGDLSVFSGYEEFDFSGHSVEPGKTKKNIFHSLDELKKTDPAQLYQEGYTNVILKNDNFHGEYSHLPFNIFLSEKNISEVSIKTEEPANLIIKKDGKVRYAIVNGFIIDVNNIENWNGNSIVYEK
- a CDS encoding TIGR00730 family Rossman fold protein codes for the protein MSKTVKAYQDIDFLNSSDGRSIRILTEYLQPKSKFKKYKVMDTIVFFGSARLKSRRDALKDYNKIKNSNPKQTENFAKQLREAQLYLDMSRYYEDAVELSRRLTEWSLNLETTANRFIICTGGGPGIMEAANKGAKKAGGYSIGLNISIPFEQFVNNYVTPDLSFEFHYFFMRKFWFAYLSKALVIFPGGFGTMDELFEILTLVQTAKVRKKLAVIIYDRKYWSKILNFDALVEMGMISKSDLNVFSMCDTIDEAYDSVIKHLKKYYSKEKEPAVIEPVLHLR
- the secG gene encoding preprotein translocase subunit SecG — encoded protein: MYSILVLISSIAAVLLIIVVLMQASKGGGLAGTFGGASNMGSMFGTRRTADFLSKATWWLGGVVAVLAIVANLFFLPGKVTQEQRSIIQESGRQNIPQTPTLPQQQLPEQP
- a CDS encoding thioredoxin family protein: MATNTLKIGSQAPDFNLIGVDGKNYSQQSFSDKQAVIIIFSCNHCPYVQAYEGRIKQIQNDYRDRGVAVVAINSNEDRGYPEDSFDNMKKRSNEQKFNFPYLRDEDQSAARAYDATHTPEIFLFDKARKLAFHGKIDDNWQEPGKVQNHYLRNALDELLAGKEISVPETFTIGCTIKWKK